GATGTAGTTGATCACGGCGTCCACGCCTCCGGCGTCGGGATCGTGGTAGCGGGGCCGGCCCGCGATCGCCCGCACCTGTCGAACCAGTTCGGCGGAGTCGGAGGGCAGCACGTGATCCGCCCCCAGCGCACGAAGCCGTTCGAGCTTCCAGCGCGAGCCCCCGGTGGCGATGATCCGCGCCCCGATTCGCTTACAGAGCTGGACGCAGCCGCAGCCCACGCCGCCCGTCGCGCCCAGGATCAGCACGGTCTCGCCCGGCTGTATCCGGGCGCGGTCCTCGATCATGCGCAGGGCCGTCCCGTACGCGACCGGCAGGGCGGCGGCCTGCTCGAACGAGACGCCGTCGGGAATCGGCAGCAGATTCCCGAGGGGGAGGACGAGGTACTCGGCGGCCGCGCCCGGAGCCTTCTCGCCCAGCATGCCGCGGCCCTCGATCAACGGGTCGATCAGCACGCGGTCCCCGACCCGCCGTCCGGCCGCGTCCGTCCCGGGTCCGAAGCCGGCGATCTCTCCCGCCGCGTCGCCGCACGGCGTCATGGGGAGCGGGACCTGCAGCCCCGTCGTGCCGCCCAGCATCATCGGATCGAAACCGTTGAGCCCGCAGGCCCGGATCCGGACCAGGGCTTCCCCGAACGCGGGTTCCGGGTCGGGAACCTCGCTCATGTAGAGTTGGTCGGCGTCGCCGTGGGCGTCGTAGAGGACCGCCTTCACCGCATCAGCCCACGAGCGACGAGTAGGTCCCCCGTCCGACCGCGCAGAGGCGCCCCTGGTCGTCGTGCACATCGACATCCGACACCGAGATCGTACGGCCGTGACGCCGCAGGCGGGCGGTGGCCAGCA
This portion of the Candidatus Palauibacter australiensis genome encodes:
- a CDS encoding zinc-binding dehydrogenase, with the translated sequence MKAVLYDAHGDADQLYMSEVPDPEPAFGEALVRIRACGLNGFDPMMLGGTTGLQVPLPMTPCGDAAGEIAGFGPGTDAAGRRVGDRVLIDPLIEGRGMLGEKAPGAAAEYLVLPLGNLLPIPDGVSFEQAAALPVAYGTALRMIEDRARIQPGETVLILGATGGVGCGCVQLCKRIGARIIATGGSRWKLERLRALGADHVLPSDSAELVRQVRAIAGRPRYHDPDAGGVDAVINYIGGTTWAASLKALRFQGRMVTCGATAGYDPRTDIRYIWSFEQSIIGSDGWSREGLARLLDMVAGGELDPVIHAVRPIDESRAAMRELMERAVFGKSILTP